A segment of the Desulfofundulus kuznetsovii DSM 6115 genome:
TCCGTTAACCTCCCGCGGGTTACAGCCCCGCAGCACCGGTGCGTACAGTGTAGGCCTCATCAACCGGGGTGATGAAGATTTTCCCGTCACCGAAGTTTCCGGTATAAGCAGCTCTGGTAACGATTTCCACCACTTCCGCCGCCTTATCGTCCTCTACCACCAGCATGATCATCACCTTGGGCAGCTCGTCGTAGTATATGCTGCCCACATGAATGCCCTTTTGCTTGCCCCGCCCAACCACATCCATTTTGGTCAGGGCTACGTATCCGGCTTCAGCCAGGGCGTCCACCACTTCCTCACTTTTTTCGGGACGGATGATGGCCCTGATCATTTTCATACTATAACCTCCCCGGTGTAACAATTTTTTCCTCATTCCTCTGAGGCTTCTGTTACATATGCCCTGAGTTATCCCCAGTTTTAAGAGCGTGATTTAGCTCGAAAGCGAGCGACTTGAGCCAAGCGGAAGACCAAACTTAGCGAAATTGAGGACGGAGGCGGGGCCGAGGCCCTGGATGGCCGAGGCCGGCTCCTGAGGCACGGAAGCCGAATGAGCCGGGAACCCCGCCGGAGTCCGAAAATTGAGCGCTAGTTTGGTCCGCGAGGCGAAATTTAAGCGAGCGGGAGCTAAATCACGCCTGGCGAAAAAGTGGGGATACCGTTACTCCAGCAGGCCGTATTTGACCACCAGGCTCTCCATCTCGTCCATGGTCATGGGTTGCGGAATGACGAACATATCATTATCAATAATTTTTCTGGCCAGCTCCCTGTACTCCCGGGCCTGGTTGCAATCCGGATCGAACTGGGTCACCGTCTGGCGGTTAAATTCCGCTTTTTGGACGATATTGTCCCGCGGGATAAAGTGAATCATCCGGGTACCGATTCTGGAGCAAAACTCTTCCATCAATTCCCTCTCCCCATCAACGTTACGGCTGTTGCAGATAATACCCCCCAGTCTGACGCCGCTCTGTTCGGCATACTTGACCATACCGCGGCAGATGTTATTGGCGGCATAAAGAGCCATCATTTCCCCCGAAGCCACAATGTAGATCTCCTGGGCCTTCCCTTCACGCACCGGCATGGCAAAACCACCGCAGACAACGTCACCCAGCACGTCGAAAAAGATGAAATCCAGGTCCGGCGTGTAAGCACCCAGCTCTTCCATCAAACTGATGGCCGTGATCACACCCCTACCGGCACAACCGACACCCGGTTCCGGCCCCCCGGACTCGACACACTTGATCCCGCAGAACCCGGTCTTTACTACCCGCTCGATGGTCACCGCGTCCTCTCCGAATTCCCGCAGGGTATCCATCACCGTCTCCTGCGGCTTGCCGCCAAGTATTAACCGCGTGCAGTCCGCCTTGGGGTCGCAGCCATGGATCAAAACTTTTTTCCCATAGAAATGGGCAAGGGCGGCAGCGGTATTTTGCTGGGTGGTGGATTTGCCAATACCACCCTTTCCGTAAATGGCAATTTTTCTGGTCATGATCAGCCCTCCATATCTTTTATTCAATGTAAAAAGGTGCCGTTTCCCCGGGGGATACCGGCACCTTTGCCCGCAACAACTTCACTGTTTACTAATAAGTGGCGCCACGGGATTAGAGGGAGGAGGGTAGATCCTTTAAACCCGGGGCGCCAATGCCAGTTCTCCAACATCCTTGTTTTAACGCCCGGAAAACCTCACCTGCGAGTAGCAATTGCCTTTTCCAGGGAATCATCAGATGGCGCTTTCACCGGTTTCACCGGTACGAATGCGGATGGCGTTTTCCACCGGATAGGTAAAAATCTTGCCGTCGCCGATTTCACCGGTACGTGCGGCTTCGGTAACCAGCTTTACCACCTCATCCACAAATTTATCGGCAATGACAATTTCCACTTTGATTTTGGGCAGCAGGTTAATGCTGTATTCCGTACCCCGGTAGACCTCGGTGCGACCCTTTTGCAGGCCGCAGCCGATGACCTGCGATACGGTCATACCATGTATACCGAATCTTCCCAAAGCATCTTTAACGTCTTCCAGCTTACCGGGGCGGATGATGCATTCAATTTTGGTCATTGAGGTTCCCCCTTTACTTCACGTAGTCCATGTCCCGGGAAAAAGCAGCTTTAATTTATCTTACACACCGGCTTCCCTGGTAGTGACCACAGTAGAAGGAGAAGCCGATAAGCTCTGAATACGGCTCACCGGTGCGCCCAGCACCATGTCTGAGTAGGCATCCTCACCATGCTGGGTGATATCCAGACCCTGTACCTCTTCATCTTCGCTGGCCCGCAACTTGAAGAACAATCCCACCACCTTGAGGATGACGAAAGTCATAACGGCGGCAAACAGCCAGCTGGCCAGTACGCTGATAAACTGGATCCACAGCTGATGGGGGTTGCCAAAGAGCAGCCCGTCAACACCGGCAGGGTTAACAGCCCTGGAAGCAAACAGGCCGGTGGCCAGCGCGCCCCACGTACCGCCGATACCGTGCACGCCGAAAGCGTCAAGTGAATCATCATAACCCAGCCGGGTCTTGACCACGCTCACCGCCAGGTAGCAGACCACGCCGGCCACCAGGCCGATGATTACGGCAGGAATGGGACCGACAAAGCCGGAAGCGGGGGTGATGGCCACCAGACCGGCCACCAGGCCGCTGGCACCGCCAAGCACGGTAGGCTTGCCGTGACGGATCCACTCGGCAAAGACCCAGGAGAGGGCTGCCGCTGCAGCGGCCGTGTTGGTCACCACAAAAGCGCTGGCCGCCAGGCCGCTGGCCGAAAGGGCGCTGCCGGCGTTAAAGCCGAACCACCCAAACCACAGCAGCGCCGCTCCCAGGACCGTAAGGGGCAGGTTATGGGGCACCATCGGTTCCGAACCGTAACCCCTGCGCTGGCCCAGCACCAGGGCCGCGATCAGGCCGGATACGCCGGAGGAAATGTGCACCACCGTGCCGCCGGCAAAGTCCAGGGCGCCCAGGTTGCGCAACCAGCCATCAACGCCCCATACCCAGTGGGCCAGGGGGTCGTAAACGAAAGTCGACCAGAGCAGGGTAAAGGCTACAAAAGCCGGGAAACGCATGCGCTCAGCAAAGGACCCGGTAATCAGGGCCGCCGTAATGACTGCAAACATCATCTGGAAGGCCATAAAAGCCAGGTGCGGAATGGTAGCCGAATAATCGGCATTGGGCTCTTGACCTACACCGTTCAAGCCAAGCCAGGAAAGGTCACCAATTAACCCCCCCTGGTCGGGACCAAAAGCCAGGCTGTAACCCCAGAGCACCCACTGTACTGAAATCAAGGCCATGATAAACAGGCTCTGCATGATCGTGCTGAGGGTATTCTTGCGCCTGACCATACCACCGTAGAACAGGGCCACCCCGGGCAGGGTCATGAGCATCACCAGTGCTGCAGAGATAAGTATGAATGCGGTGTCTCCCGTATCAATTTGAGCTTCACCGGCCCAGGCCAGACCGGGTGCGGCCAGCAATACCAGAGGTAAAAGGTAAAGGCCATTCATGATTCGCCTGTACACTTACACCAACCTCCTATCCAAACCTGTCCTGAGAATAGCACTTGCCTGCCGTTTGCACGCGCTCGCTCCGGTGAGCCTTGCAGGCCAAACTAGCGCTCGACCTCGGGCTACGGCGGGGTTCCCGGCCAATTTGGAAGTTGGAAGTCAGATGTCAGAGGTTAGAACTGTTGTTGGAATTCGCTACGCGAATTCCTTCCTCTTTTCCGACTTCCGACTTCCGACCTCTAACCTCCATTCATCCCGGCATCCAAGCCCTCGGCCCCGCCTCCGCCCTCGGTCTCGCTAAGTTTGGCATCTGCTCGGCTCAATGTCGCTCACTTCGTGCAAAACGGCGGCCATTTTCATCCTCTGTTGGTGGCGCTGAAAGCGCCATAGGTGCCTACCCTGGTTTCTGCACCTCCAGCCGCTGCAGCCTCCGGATCCTGCTGTAACGGCCGAAGATGGCCTGTATCTTATCGCCCGGGGTGAACGGCGCCAATTCACCGGACGGACGTTTCCTGCAAAACGCAAAAAGGGTGCTTTAATGGAGCAACACTGCTCCTTTTAAAGCACCCTTGCTTTGGTTCACCATCATATCATGTTGAACTGGTTCCAAATTCTGTCCGGTTAAGTAAAAAGGCGCTTCAGGAAGACTACTCTCCCTGATAAGCGCCTTTGCCAGACTTCCACCTTTGGATGACCTGCCTGCATTAAAACAAAACGCTTTTCAACAGATCCACCCTGTCAAAAAGCGCCATCGCCGGGATAGATACAACTGTGTACCTGAATCCTGATTAAAGTATAAGTTAACAGGGAATCGCTGTCAAGACCTTTTTTTAATTTTGTGTCGCCGGACCGTACCAACCCATAGGAGCCATAATTTCCACGGGATGGGCCACCATGACACCTGTGCCGTGATTGATCTGCACTCCACACATGCCGCACTCCGTAACCACCATTTGCACTTCCGTCTCCCCTACGGCCCGGAAGAGCTCCCGGCCTACGGCCATGGCCAGGGGATATCTGTCCCGCTTTAAACCGTAACTGCCGGACATGCCGCAGCAACCGGCCGCCAGGTCCTGCACCGCCAGGGCGGGTATGTGCTTTAACAGGCGAAGGGCGGGGATGCCGATACCTGCCGCCTTGTGGTGGCAGGGCTGGTGATACCCGATTTTGAGTTCTACGGGTTGAAAGTTGCCCGCCAGCTCGCCGTTTGCCGCCAGGTTCGCCAGAAATGCCACGGCATCGGTTACCTTTTCCGCCACCACCTCGCTGCCCGGCACATCCAGCAGTTCCCCGTATTCCACCTTTAACGAGAGGTAACAGCTGGGGCAGGTGGTGAGAATGGACATGCCCGCCAGGGCATATTCCGCCAGGGACTGGACATTTGCCGCAGCCAACCGGCGTGCCTTGTTCAAATAACCGTTGCTGAAGAGGGGCAGGCCGCAACAATGCATCCCGGGCACCACCACCTGGTACCCGTTCTCCTTCAGGATACGAACCAGGGCCAGGCCGGTAGCCGGGCGGTAGTACTCCACAAAACAGCCGGGGAAATATACAACCTTCTTGCCGGCGGCATTCTGCTTGACCCGCCGCAACAATTTCCTGAAGATAAGAGGTGCATAGGGCGGCAGCGGGGCCCGGCTCGCAAGACCGGTGCTTTTCTCCAGCAGCCGCCTCCCCAACGGCCAGCGCAACACCCGGTTCACCAGGCCGGGCCACAGGGAAGCCATTTTACCTGCCAGATCGGGGCGGGCCGGCAGGTAGCCGGTAATCCCCGGGCGGCCGGCGGTCCCAGACCGGGCCTTGGCCAGCTGGTTGATTACGGATATGCGCACTCCGGAAGGGCAGGCCAGGTCGCAGTTTTTGCAATTGGAACAGTAATGCACACCGGGATACACGGCGGCTGGATCTTCCAGGGTGAAGCGCATCATGTCCGGACCGCATTGCTTGGGCCCGGCAAAACGGGGGTTTACCGCCGCCACGGGGCAGAACATGGTGCAAATGGAGCACTTGATGCATTGATCCAGGTTAACTTCACGGGCGCCGGTCATTGCCAATCACCTCTCAATCCACTAAGCTGCCCGCTTTGTAACCGGTGGCCAGGGCCAGCCCGTTGCCGCACTTCTCTCGGGTAAAGTCGCTGCCGGCCAGGACGGCCCCGGCCGCCAGCACATTGGTGAAAATCTCCTTCCCCTCATGGACCGGCGTCAGCTGGGCATTTACTTTGATCCCGGACCGCAGCACCGGGTGGCCAGAAAGGCTGAAAAAGTCGGCGTTCGCCCCCGACACGGGGCCGGTATGGCCGGTCCATACCGGCAGGTTGAAAACCGTTTCCCTGATGCCGTCAGGACCGGCGGTCAAGCCGCCGCCCAAAAAGGAGCCGGTACATAGGATGAAATAACGGGCGCGTATTTCCTGCCGGTCATTTCCCGCCTGCACCACCACCGCCCGGCATGTCCTATCTTCGGCTACTGCACCTACAACCGTACAACCCGGCCTTACTTCCGCCCCGGCCCGGCGGATGCAGGTGAACAGCATGTCGCTTAAGCGCTTGCCGGGAAGAGACGGGGGCAGGCCGGGCAGCTCCACGACCTGGCAGTCGAGCTCTGCCGTTAGTTCCGCCGCCACGGTGCTGTCCCAGCGCGTGCCGAGTACGGCCGGTAAGAGCAGGAGGGTATCACGCGTCACCGCGGTTTTAAGGTGCCGGGC
Coding sequences within it:
- a CDS encoding P-II family nitrogen regulator, which gives rise to MKMIRAIIRPEKSEEVVDALAEAGYVALTKMDVVGRGKQKGIHVGSIYYDELPKVMIMLVVEDDKAAEVVEIVTRAAYTGNFGDGKIFITPVDEAYTVRTGAAGL
- a CDS encoding P-II family nitrogen regulator, encoding MTKIECIIRPGKLEDVKDALGRFGIHGMTVSQVIGCGLQKGRTEVYRGTEYSINLLPKIKVEIVIADKFVDEVVKLVTEAARTGEIGDGKIFTYPVENAIRIRTGETGESAI
- the nifH gene encoding nitrogenase iron protein, translating into MTRKIAIYGKGGIGKSTTQQNTAAALAHFYGKKVLIHGCDPKADCTRLILGGKPQETVMDTLREFGEDAVTIERVVKTGFCGIKCVESGGPEPGVGCAGRGVITAISLMEELGAYTPDLDFIFFDVLGDVVCGGFAMPVREGKAQEIYIVASGEMMALYAANNICRGMVKYAEQSGVRLGGIICNSRNVDGERELMEEFCSRIGTRMIHFIPRDNIVQKAEFNRQTVTQFDPDCNQAREYRELARKIIDNDMFVIPQPMTMDEMESLVVKYGLLE
- a CDS encoding ammonium transporter, producing the protein MNGLYLLPLVLLAAPGLAWAGEAQIDTGDTAFILISAALVMLMTLPGVALFYGGMVRRKNTLSTIMQSLFIMALISVQWVLWGYSLAFGPDQGGLIGDLSWLGLNGVGQEPNADYSATIPHLAFMAFQMMFAVITAALITGSFAERMRFPAFVAFTLLWSTFVYDPLAHWVWGVDGWLRNLGALDFAGGTVVHISSGVSGLIAALVLGQRRGYGSEPMVPHNLPLTVLGAALLWFGWFGFNAGSALSASGLAASAFVVTNTAAAAAALSWVFAEWIRHGKPTVLGGASGLVAGLVAITPASGFVGPIPAVIIGLVAGVVCYLAVSVVKTRLGYDDSLDAFGVHGIGGTWGALATGLFASRAVNPAGVDGLLFGNPHQLWIQFISVLASWLFAAVMTFVILKVVGLFFKLRASEDEEVQGLDITQHGEDAYSDMVLGAPVSRIQSLSASPSTVVTTREAGV
- the glpB gene encoding anaerobic glycerol-3-phosphate dehydrogenase subunit GlpB, producing MSAGCQYDVVVIGGGMAGLMAAARAASRGKSVLLLAAGSGTLSLSTGCVDVWGYAGPNKAMAVNPVAEIREMIRYNPDHPYAAAADMLEESLAFFQDLCRQMNCHYLAKDQANQLLPTALGTVRPTYLAPAGQVPRNPADLKKAVVVGFKGLKDFFPAVIATNLKRSGWLPAGCRVEAIQLELFSPGELRAEFLARRLETSEGRVELARHLKTAVTRDTLLLLPAVLGTRWDSTVAAELTAELDCQVVELPGLPPSLPGKRLSDMLFTCIRRAGAEVRPGCTVVGAVAEDRTCRAVVVQAGNDRQEIRARYFILCTGSFLGGGLTAGPDGIRETVFNLPVWTGHTGPVSGANADFFSLSGHPVLRSGIKVNAQLTPVHEGKEIFTNVLAAGAVLAGSDFTREKCGNGLALATGYKAGSLVD
- a CDS encoding anaerobic glycerol-3-phosphate dehydrogenase subunit C → MTGAREVNLDQCIKCSICTMFCPVAAVNPRFAGPKQCGPDMMRFTLEDPAAVYPGVHYCSNCKNCDLACPSGVRISVINQLAKARSGTAGRPGITGYLPARPDLAGKMASLWPGLVNRVLRWPLGRRLLEKSTGLASRAPLPPYAPLIFRKLLRRVKQNAAGKKVVYFPGCFVEYYRPATGLALVRILKENGYQVVVPGMHCCGLPLFSNGYLNKARRLAAANVQSLAEYALAGMSILTTCPSCYLSLKVEYGELLDVPGSEVVAEKVTDAVAFLANLAANGELAGNFQPVELKIGYHQPCHHKAAGIGIPALRLLKHIPALAVQDLAAGCCGMSGSYGLKRDRYPLAMAVGRELFRAVGETEVQMVVTECGMCGVQINHGTGVMVAHPVEIMAPMGWYGPATQN